The genomic segment TTTCGGTGGTGCGACGATGTACCTCCCAGCCCGACGCGATCGCGTAGTCGAAGCTTCGTCGGCCGATGACCACCGGGGCTCGTCGCCGGCTCACGCGGCGGGGGGTGATGAACCGTCGGCGACGGTCACACGCTCGCGGATGTCGCAGCCCTCGATGTGGTCGTTGACCATGCCGGTGGCCTGCATCAGCGCGTAACAGGACGTCGGACCGACGAACCGGAACCCCCGTCGTTTGAGCGCAGCGGTCATGGCCGTCGACTCGTCGGTCCTGTCCGGAACGTCCTCGAACGACCGCGGTGCCGGTCCCGGCGGCGGCGCGAAGGACCAGAGCAGGTCGCACAGCGACTCACCGCGCTCGGCCATCTGCACGCAGGCGCGAGCGTTCATGATCGTCGCCTCGATCTTGGCGCGGTTGCGGACGATCCCGTCGTTGTCGAGCAGACGCGCGCGGTCGTCCTCGGTGAATGCCGCGACCTTCGCGATGTCGAACCCGGCGAACGCCTCGCGGAACGCCGGGCGCTTGCGGAGGATCACCAGCCACGAAAGGCCCGACTGGAACGCTTCGAGCGAGATCCGCTCGAACAATCCGCGGTCCGTGTGGACCGGTCGGCCCCACTCGTTGTCGTGGTACTCCTCGTACACGTCGTTGCCGTGCGCCCACGCGCAGCGGTGGACGCCGTCCGCGCTGGCGACGATGTCCTTCATGGTCCGGCAGGGGTGGTGCGTGCCTGGTCGCTCTCCTCCGCCGACCGGTCGTCGTCGACGGTCGTCGACGCATCCCGCCCCGCACCTGACGGATCGTCGGTGTCGGCGGGCGCGGCGGAGCCGTGTGGGAGCGCGCCGTCGGTGGAGTGCGCCGACACATCGTCGTCGACGTCGATCGGTGTGCCGACCGGCCGGTCGGGACCGTGTCGCTGCCACCACCACAGGCCGACCAGCCCGCCGACGCACACGGCGAGCGCGATCCAGTTGTTGCGCGACAGGCCCAGGAGGCGGAACGTCGTGTCGGTCCGGAGCAGCTCGACGAAGAAGCGGACGAGCCCGTATCCGGCGAGGTACGCGAACCCCAGCGAGCCCTGACGCAGCCGCCGGTTCGTGCCCAGCCACAGCAGCACGCCGACGAGCAGGAGGTTCAGCAGCGACTCGTACAGGAAGGTCGGATGGAACGTGGCGAAGTCGGTGTAGGGCTCGACGCGGAAGGGCGGTTCGACCGCCAACGCCCACGGCAGGTCCGTCGGCGTGCCGTACAGCTCCTGGTTGAAGTAGTTGCCCCACCGGCCGACCGCTTGGGCCAGCGGCAGACCCGGAAGGATCGCGTCGACCGCGGCCGGCAGCGGCATGCCGAGACGTCGCGCCTGCCACAGACCGACGAGGATGCCGATCGTGAGACCCCCGAAGAGCGCGAGGCCGCCCTCCCACAGGTACAGCACGGCCCACGGGCGCTCCGCGAAGTCGCCCGAGTGGGTGATGACGTAACCCATGCGCCCGCCGAGCAGTCCGGCCAGCACGGCAATGAAACCGACGCGGTCAACCTGGTCGGGGTCACCGCCGAGTGCCGCCCACCGCCGGCGGCCGAGGACGATCGCCAGCAGCACGCCGATGCCGATCAGCACGCCGTAGTAGTGGATCGTCAACGGCCCGATCTCGATGAGCTGGCCGGGCGGTGGCGGTATCGTCGCGAGGATCATGGCTGCAGACGCTACCGTGACACGTCGGTGCTGGCGATCCCATCGCCATCGGCGCGACCGACAGCCGGCACGGGGACCGGACCCTAGTTGAGCGTCGCGCCGGCGGGGCCCTGCGGGCGCAGCACGGCGACGTGTCCAAGCCTGCGCAGCAGCTTGTGCTCGCGCCGCAGGAACCGGATGGTCGCGCGGAGCCGGTCGTTCAGGGAATCGATCTCGAGCAGCTGCTGCTGCTCGGACAGCTGCAGCTCGGCCGCGCACGCAGCCAGCCACGCGAGGGCCGACGGGTTGGACGGAAGGCGTCCCGCGAGCTGTTCGCCGGCGCCGATGTCCCGCAGGTACGCCTCGAGCATGTTGCGCAGCACCGCGACCAGCCGGCTGGCCCCGGCATCGGTCGGGCGCTCATCGAGGAGCTCGACCCGTGCGCTCAGGTAGTCGCGGTCGTCGAGCAGCTCGGTGACCCGGAAGCGCTCCGCGCCGCGGGTGACGATGTTGGCGCGTCCGTCCTCGAGTCGCTCGACACGGACGATCTCGGCGACGGTGCCGACGTCGTACACGTCGGCACGGCCACGCTCGGCCCGCCCGTAGCGGATCGCGACGACACCGAAGCGTCGGTCGGCGGCCAGGCAGTCGGCGAGCAGTTCGCGGTAGCGCGGTTCGAAGATGTGCAACGGCAGTGGGCGCCCGGGGAACAGCACGACATGAAGGGGGAACAGGGGGACCACGCGGCTCACCATTTCCGGCCCGCACGTCGGGGGTTCGCCATGCTCAAAGGCTACGTGTCCGACGGCCTCCTCGCCGCGCCCCACGCTAGGCTTCGCCGACGACGGCCTCGAGCAGCGGAGCGGTGGATCACCCGATGTTGACGCGAAGTGACGTGCGTGACGAGCACGGCGACCTGCACGCGATCGTTCGCCCCGCTGACGACGAGGCCATGGAGCAGGTCCGTGACAGCGTGGCGACCACTGTCGCGGCCGTCCGCGAGCGGGGTGACGTGGCGGTCGGAGAGTTGACCGCGCGCTTCGACGGCTGGCACGGTGACGTCTGGGAGGTTCCCGCCGACGAGCGCGCCGCCGCGACGGCGGCGCTCGACCCGGATCTGCGGGCCGCGCTGGGGCGGGCGGCCGAACAGGTCCGGTGGTTCCACGCCCGAGCGCTGCCGGACGACTGGATCGCCGACCACGACGGTGCCCGCCTGGGCCTGGTGTTCCGACCCCTGCGCCGCGTCGGCGTCTACGTGCCGGGCGGGCTGGGCG from the Euzebyales bacterium genome contains:
- a CDS encoding LON peptidase substrate-binding domain-containing protein; this translates as MVPLFPLHVVLFPGRPLPLHIFEPRYRELLADCLAADRRFGVVAIRYGRAERGRADVYDVGTVAEIVRVERLEDGRANIVTRGAERFRVTELLDDRDYLSARVELLDERPTDAGASRLVAVLRNMLEAYLRDIGAGEQLAGRLPSNPSALAWLAACAAELQLSEQQQLLEIDSLNDRLRATIRFLRREHKLLRRLGHVAVLRPQGPAGATLN
- a CDS encoding DNA-3-methyladenine glycosylase I yields the protein MKDIVASADGVHRCAWAHGNDVYEEYHDNEWGRPVHTDRGLFERISLEAFQSGLSWLVILRKRPAFREAFAGFDIAKVAAFTEDDRARLLDNDGIVRNRAKIEATIMNARACVQMAERGESLCDLLWSFAPPPGPAPRSFEDVPDRTDESTAMTAALKRRGFRFVGPTSCYALMQATGMVNDHIEGCDIRERVTVADGSSPPAA
- the lgt gene encoding prolipoprotein diacylglyceryl transferase, which gives rise to MILATIPPPPGQLIEIGPLTIHYYGVLIGIGVLLAIVLGRRRWAALGGDPDQVDRVGFIAVLAGLLGGRMGYVITHSGDFAERPWAVLYLWEGGLALFGGLTIGILVGLWQARRLGMPLPAAVDAILPGLPLAQAVGRWGNYFNQELYGTPTDLPWALAVEPPFRVEPYTDFATFHPTFLYESLLNLLLVGVLLWLGTNRRLRQGSLGFAYLAGYGLVRFFVELLRTDTTFRLLGLSRNNWIALAVCVGGLVGLWWWQRHGPDRPVGTPIDVDDDVSAHSTDGALPHGSAAPADTDDPSGAGRDASTTVDDDRSAEESDQARTTPAGP